The following coding sequences are from one Rhodobiaceae bacterium window:
- the phoD gene encoding alkaline phosphatase D, translated as MNNLNRRDFLKSFTGLAGCFVATAGIGVSPVFADEARINTSRFPQGLASGDPQSDAVLLWTRAVPDMPGGAVYLTCQMSVDETFSSVVVEKSITVTAESDFTARVFVEGLTPDTRYLYRFIADGQVGAHTGRTRTAPAAEAERPIRFGFVSCQKYESGFYGAWARLVADDEAAPEGEQLDFVLHLGDFIYEVIGDVPAGVDASRKIPPFPDGSTPWVPDGTKPYWTEGATWAVTVDDYRHLYKTYLEDPHLQAARARFPFVCTWDDHEFTNDSWQSHDTYFRPGIPAQKRKVAANQAWFEFIPALLTNATSIGDVANEASDFTATQVQDAAYEDYDATFLNTNDDNRRALESMTIYRSLSWGKMLDLVVTDLRSYRSPPVLTEEVRELLSGSARLAPVRLVKELDAGKTANDGQPLEKLTYEEKEIDNPRRNSPAGTCMGAKQKAWFKAAMQNSTATWRIWANSIPAVSLRLDLNNVPAANLEDSYLGVDAWQGFPGELSELMAFLRDNKIANTISCSGDYHTHAAGRLAPNLDDDNPDFVAVDFATTSISSGNLFNGAERGTPEGDPFRQFVAYESGGQLVENFNNTVVNGMLSGLTAAYSGSAFLAGLIASDKASPGLDYLDGNAHGFGLATIAEDGATVSLVNVGPVLEDPGPEGQPVVRRATFHVPKWTSDTQPTLDDLTFEGPAPFPFS; from the coding sequence ATGAACAATCTCAACCGTCGCGACTTCTTGAAAAGTTTTACCGGCCTGGCGGGGTGTTTTGTAGCAACTGCTGGAATCGGCGTATCGCCGGTTTTTGCTGATGAAGCCCGCATCAACACAAGTCGGTTTCCGCAGGGACTGGCGTCCGGCGACCCGCAATCGGACGCGGTTTTGCTCTGGACCAGGGCGGTCCCTGATATGCCGGGTGGCGCTGTTTATTTGACTTGTCAGATGTCGGTGGATGAGACTTTTTCTTCCGTTGTTGTTGAAAAATCGATCACTGTTACCGCAGAAAGCGATTTCACCGCACGCGTGTTCGTTGAAGGTCTCACACCGGACACGAGATACTTGTATCGCTTCATCGCTGATGGTCAGGTGGGCGCTCATACCGGTCGGACACGAACAGCGCCGGCAGCTGAAGCAGAGCGTCCTATTCGCTTCGGTTTCGTCTCCTGCCAGAAATATGAATCCGGCTTCTACGGTGCGTGGGCACGGCTTGTCGCCGATGATGAGGCGGCACCTGAAGGGGAGCAACTCGACTTTGTTCTACATTTAGGTGACTTCATTTATGAGGTTATCGGCGATGTACCAGCGGGCGTCGACGCGTCGAGAAAAATCCCGCCCTTCCCCGATGGCTCCACTCCATGGGTGCCCGACGGCACCAAACCCTATTGGACAGAGGGCGCTACCTGGGCGGTAACAGTCGATGACTATCGCCACCTCTACAAAACTTATTTGGAGGATCCTCACCTGCAGGCGGCGCGCGCGCGCTTCCCGTTCGTCTGTACCTGGGATGATCACGAATTCACGAATGACAGCTGGCAGAGTCACGACACCTATTTTCGGCCCGGTATCCCGGCACAGAAACGAAAGGTCGCCGCGAACCAGGCCTGGTTTGAGTTCATCCCGGCGCTCCTAACAAACGCAACCTCAATTGGAGATGTTGCCAATGAAGCGAGCGATTTCACCGCTACACAAGTGCAGGATGCGGCCTATGAAGACTATGACGCAACCTTCCTGAATACGAACGACGATAATCGCCGCGCACTTGAGTCTATGACGATCTATCGGTCTCTCTCGTGGGGCAAAATGCTGGACCTTGTTGTGACAGATTTGCGGTCCTATCGCAGCCCACCCGTCCTGACGGAAGAAGTACGGGAGCTTTTGAGCGGGAGCGCCCGCCTCGCGCCAGTCCGTCTCGTCAAGGAACTGGATGCGGGCAAAACGGCAAATGATGGACAGCCTCTGGAGAAGCTGACCTACGAAGAAAAAGAGATCGACAATCCCAGAAGAAACAGTCCTGCGGGGACCTGTATGGGAGCGAAACAAAAAGCCTGGTTCAAGGCCGCAATGCAGAACTCAACGGCTACCTGGCGCATCTGGGCAAACTCCATTCCGGCAGTTTCACTCCGCTTGGATTTGAACAATGTGCCTGCCGCTAATTTGGAAGACAGCTATCTGGGCGTCGATGCCTGGCAGGGCTTTCCAGGTGAGCTGAGCGAGCTGATGGCATTTCTCCGTGACAATAAAATCGCCAACACCATTTCCTGTTCGGGTGACTATCACACCCATGCCGCAGGTCGGCTTGCGCCCAACCTGGACGATGACAACCCCGACTTTGTCGCAGTTGATTTTGCGACCACGAGCATCAGTTCCGGCAACCTTTTCAATGGCGCTGAACGCGGCACGCCGGAGGGCGATCCGTTCCGTCAGTTTGTGGCTTATGAGAGCGGCGGGCAGCTCGTCGAGAATTTCAACAACACGGTCGTTAATGGCATGTTGAGTGGTCTGACTGCAGCCTACTCCGGCAGTGCTTTCCTGGCAGGGCTGATCGCTTCCGATAAAGCGAGCCCCGGATTGGACTATCTGGATGGGAACGCTCATGGATTTGGTCTTGCCACAATCGCCGAAGATGGCGCGACGGTGTCCCTCGTCAATGTAGGTCCGGTATTGGAAGACCCGGGGCCAGAGGGTCAGCCGGTTGTACGACGGGCGACGTTCCATGTGCCTAAATGGACGTCTGACACCCAGCCAACCCTTGATGACCTTACTTTTGAGGGACCAGCACCCTTTCCCTTTTCGTGA
- the nylA gene encoding 6-aminohexanoate-cyclic-dimer hydrolase: protein MSVKEYAELDGLALGEMVKKGDVSATELAEEAITRIEKHNPTLNAVVTKLYEVGRKAAENPVDGPFKGVPFLLKDIMGDLAGVETRSGSRFMSGVPAAQDSTLTARFKASGVSILGKTNVPEFGLLPTTESALYGAARNPWNIEHSTGGSSGGSGAAVAAGIVPLAHANDGGGSIRIPAACCGLVGLKPTRARNPLGPVLGDVMGGLISEHVVSRSVRDSAAMLDCTEGPEPGDPYFAPPKERPYLDEVSRDPGKLRIAFSTKDLEGKPLDPECVRAIENTAKLLSDLGHNVEEAAPAIPMEMLSEAFMAVWAAGLAAGIDAFAAATGQTPGDNELEGLTWGLYQAGKEVTASQYQHALAGFQMLGREMARFHSTYDLWMTTTLGAPPIELGRIDIGNRNAAEAFAPVIDYVPFTAIENATGQPAISLPLHWSETGLPVGVMFAAGFGEEGLLYRLAGQLEQAKPWAGKNPAIWN from the coding sequence ATGTCGGTGAAGGAGTATGCGGAACTTGATGGGCTTGCGCTCGGGGAGATGGTCAAGAAGGGTGACGTCAGCGCCACCGAACTTGCCGAAGAGGCCATAACCAGGATTGAGAAACACAACCCTACGCTGAATGCTGTCGTGACGAAACTCTATGAAGTTGGCCGCAAAGCTGCTGAAAACCCAGTGGATGGTCCGTTCAAAGGCGTCCCCTTCCTTCTAAAAGATATCATGGGCGATCTGGCGGGCGTTGAAACCCGCTCCGGGTCGCGCTTTATGTCGGGCGTCCCCGCAGCTCAGGATTCCACCCTGACGGCACGGTTTAAAGCTTCTGGAGTTTCCATCCTCGGGAAAACAAATGTTCCTGAATTCGGGCTGCTGCCAACAACGGAGTCTGCGCTCTATGGCGCGGCGCGCAATCCTTGGAACATCGAACATTCTACAGGTGGGTCTTCTGGCGGGTCGGGTGCAGCCGTCGCAGCTGGCATTGTTCCTCTCGCCCATGCAAATGATGGCGGAGGCTCTATCCGCATTCCTGCTGCATGCTGTGGCCTTGTCGGCCTTAAACCAACACGGGCGCGCAACCCGCTCGGTCCCGTCCTCGGTGATGTGATGGGCGGCCTCATCAGTGAACATGTGGTCAGCCGGTCCGTGCGTGACAGTGCGGCGATGCTTGATTGCACGGAAGGGCCGGAGCCAGGGGATCCCTATTTTGCGCCACCCAAAGAACGTCCCTATTTGGACGAAGTGAGCCGCGATCCGGGCAAGCTGCGCATCGCCTTCAGCACGAAAGATCTCGAAGGCAAGCCTCTTGATCCAGAGTGTGTCAGAGCCATCGAAAACACTGCCAAACTTCTAAGTGACCTTGGGCACAATGTCGAAGAAGCAGCTCCCGCGATCCCTATGGAGATGCTCTCCGAAGCATTCATGGCGGTTTGGGCGGCGGGCCTTGCTGCAGGCATTGATGCTTTTGCTGCAGCGACCGGACAGACGCCGGGAGACAATGAGCTGGAAGGTCTCACCTGGGGGCTTTACCAGGCAGGCAAGGAAGTTACGGCGTCGCAATATCAACATGCGCTTGCGGGTTTTCAGATGTTAGGCCGGGAAATGGCCCGCTTCCACTCTACCTACGATCTCTGGATGACGACAACGCTGGGCGCGCCGCCGATTGAACTTGGGCGGATCGACATCGGCAATCGCAATGCAGCAGAAGCCTTTGCGCCAGTTATCGACTATGTGCCTTTCACTGCCATTGAAAACGCGACGGGCCAGCCTGCCATTTCTTTGCCGCTGCACTGGAGTGAGACTGGTCTGCCGGTGGGCGTCATGTTTGCCGCCGGCTTTGGTGAAGAAGGCCTGCTCTATCGTCTTGCGGGTCAACTGGAACAGGCAAAGCCATGGGCCGGCAAAAATCCAGCAATCTGGAACTAA
- the nylA gene encoding 6-aminohexanoate-cyclic-dimer hydrolase — protein sequence MSFKEYADYDGLGLAELVSKGDVTPSEVTEAAIERIEEHNDTLNAVVHKGYEDARKTAKSELPSGPFKGVPFLIKDLGLKVTGWPRTNGSAFTKDTVDTMDSELTKRFRESGVVFVGKTNTPEYGITGTTESGLLGPCRNPWNPDHISGGSSGGAAAAVGAGIVPLAHASDGLGSIRIPAACCGLVGMKITRDRNPNGPDDFDRAIGFSVDHVVSRTVRDSAAMLDATGYPEPASPYAPPPKERPYMEEIQQSPGKLKIAYSSETPSKKPIDPEVQKGFEDTVDMLKSLGHEMIDRSLDVDFKAYYRAQGAVSAGNFAAGMRRRIEQIGREPREDELEPLTWAAFKGGSKVTAEQAMHGWQTLRLLNRKVLEHFEEFDVFLQPVLGTPPPEIGVIDPVRLEPREVNKRQGKAFPYTPPFNFTGQPSLSLPLCWSEKGLPFGMMFTGRYGDEATLFRLAAQLEKEKPWIQKRPPVWS from the coding sequence ATGAGCTTTAAGGAATATGCAGATTATGACGGGCTCGGCCTGGCGGAATTGGTTTCTAAAGGCGACGTGACACCGTCCGAAGTGACGGAAGCTGCCATTGAGCGCATTGAAGAGCACAATGACACGCTCAATGCTGTGGTCCACAAGGGCTACGAAGACGCACGAAAAACTGCAAAGAGCGAGTTGCCCAGCGGACCGTTCAAGGGCGTCCCGTTTCTCATCAAGGATCTGGGGCTGAAAGTCACCGGCTGGCCGCGGACCAATGGCAGTGCCTTCACCAAAGACACGGTCGACACTATGGACAGTGAGCTGACCAAACGGTTCCGCGAGTCAGGCGTTGTCTTTGTGGGCAAAACCAACACACCAGAATATGGCATCACAGGAACGACGGAGTCCGGCCTGCTTGGGCCCTGCCGCAATCCCTGGAACCCGGATCATATTTCAGGTGGCTCATCTGGCGGCGCCGCCGCGGCCGTTGGTGCCGGGATTGTCCCGCTGGCACATGCGAGTGACGGCCTTGGCTCCATTCGAATTCCGGCAGCCTGTTGCGGTCTTGTGGGAATGAAGATCACACGTGACCGCAATCCCAACGGCCCGGATGACTTTGACCGAGCAATTGGTTTCAGTGTCGATCATGTGGTGTCTCGGACTGTGCGCGACAGCGCCGCCATGCTCGATGCGACCGGATACCCGGAACCCGCCTCCCCCTATGCGCCGCCCCCAAAAGAACGTCCCTATATGGAGGAAATCCAGCAGAGCCCTGGGAAACTCAAAATCGCCTATTCCAGCGAGACGCCCAGCAAAAAGCCCATCGATCCAGAAGTTCAGAAGGGTTTTGAAGATACCGTGGATATGTTGAAGAGCCTCGGCCATGAGATGATTGACCGCAGCCTGGATGTGGATTTTAAAGCTTACTACCGCGCGCAAGGTGCCGTCAGTGCCGGAAACTTTGCAGCTGGCATGCGTCGCCGTATTGAACAGATTGGCCGTGAGCCGCGCGAAGATGAACTCGAGCCTCTCACCTGGGCGGCCTTCAAAGGTGGATCCAAGGTGACTGCAGAACAAGCCATGCATGGTTGGCAGACTCTTCGTCTGCTCAACCGAAAAGTCCTGGAACATTTTGAAGAGTTTGATGTCTTTCTCCAGCCGGTGCTGGGAACACCTCCGCCAGAAATTGGCGTCATAGACCCTGTCCGTCTGGAACCGCGGGAAGTGAATAAACGCCAGGGAAAAGCGTTCCCCTACACACCGCCTTTCAACTTTACCGGTCAGCCGTCGCTTTCACTCCCGCTTTGTTGGAGCGAAAAGGGCCTGCCATTCGGGATGATGTTTACAGGTCGCTATGGTGACGAAGCCACCCTCTTCCGGCTGGCTGCGCAGCTGGAGAAAGAAAAGCCCTGGATCCAGAAACGTCCCCCGGTATGGTCGTAG
- the trmFO gene encoding methylenetetrahydrofolate--tRNA-(uracil-5-)-methyltransferase TrmFO, which produces MAGSEAAWQVTRTGTPVILHEMRPDRGTDAHQTDGLAELVCSNSFRSDDWENNAVGLLHEEMRKCGSLIMSAAAEAKVPAGSALAVDREHFSDVVTKTLEADPLVTIERGEVLGLPPEDWGPTIIATGPLTSEALSSAIGEATGKDELAFFDAIAPIIYTDTIDFDVCWYQSRYDKVGPDGDGKDYINCPMNEEQYNRFITALLEGDKTDFKEWEENTPYFEGCLPIEVMSERGRETLRHGPMKPVGLTNPHNPDVKAYAVVQLRQDNKLATLYNMVGFQTKLRHGEQKRIFRMIPGLEKAEFARLGGLHRNTFLNSPRLLDDTMRLKSHPHIRFAGQITGVEGYVESAAMGLMAGRFAALEAAGKIPTPPPETTAFGALISHITGGADAKTFQPMNVNYGLLPPIEVPKPTDGKRLRGKEKGRARKTAMSHRALQDLDAWLNPASVAAD; this is translated from the coding sequence ATGGCCGGGTCGGAAGCTGCCTGGCAGGTGACCCGGACCGGAACGCCGGTAATCCTGCACGAAATGCGCCCGGACCGCGGCACAGACGCTCATCAGACAGATGGGCTGGCGGAGTTGGTTTGCTCCAATTCATTCCGCTCGGATGATTGGGAAAACAATGCCGTTGGCCTCCTTCACGAGGAAATGCGTAAGTGCGGATCACTCATCATGTCCGCGGCAGCAGAAGCCAAGGTCCCTGCGGGAAGTGCTCTCGCCGTTGACCGCGAGCACTTTTCCGACGTGGTCACAAAGACTCTCGAAGCAGATCCCCTCGTCACCATTGAGCGTGGCGAAGTTCTCGGACTGCCACCCGAAGATTGGGGACCGACCATCATTGCAACCGGGCCGCTTACGTCAGAAGCACTGAGCAGCGCCATCGGCGAAGCAACCGGCAAGGATGAACTCGCCTTCTTCGATGCGATTGCGCCCATCATCTATACAGACACGATCGACTTTGACGTCTGCTGGTATCAATCCCGATATGACAAGGTCGGTCCGGACGGTGACGGCAAGGACTATATCAACTGTCCCATGAATGAGGAGCAGTACAATAGATTCATCACCGCTCTTCTGGAAGGCGACAAAACTGACTTCAAAGAATGGGAGGAAAACACCCCCTACTTCGAAGGCTGTCTTCCTATTGAAGTCATGTCCGAACGCGGTCGCGAAACCCTGCGCCACGGGCCAATGAAGCCTGTCGGTCTCACCAATCCGCACAATCCGGACGTTAAAGCTTATGCAGTTGTGCAGTTGCGCCAAGATAACAAGCTGGCGACGCTCTACAACATGGTGGGGTTTCAAACAAAGCTCCGTCATGGCGAACAGAAGCGCATTTTCCGAATGATCCCAGGACTGGAGAAAGCGGAATTCGCCCGGCTCGGTGGCCTTCACCGAAACACATTTCTAAACTCACCGCGTCTCCTTGATGACACCATGCGTCTGAAGTCACATCCGCACATTCGCTTTGCAGGTCAGATCACCGGCGTCGAAGGATATGTTGAGAGCGCTGCCATGGGATTGATGGCTGGGCGCTTCGCAGCGCTAGAAGCTGCAGGTAAAATCCCAACGCCGCCACCCGAAACAACAGCTTTTGGGGCCCTCATCAGTCACATCACCGGTGGTGCGGATGCGAAAACTTTCCAGCCCATGAATGTAAATTATGGGCTCCTGCCGCCGATCGAGGTGCCGAAGCCAACGGACGGAAAACGGCTTCGCGGCAAAGAAAAAGGCCGAGCACGAAAGACAGCCATGAGCCATCGAGCCTTGCAGGATCTTGATGCTTGGCTAAATCCAGCGTCGGTTGCCGCAGATTAG
- a CDS encoding squalene/phytoene synthase yields MKQDRFHYCLDQLKRFDHDRYLAVLLTPDAVRAPLVAYFAFDAEMMRIPTTVSEPMLADIRFQWWRETLETMTPLSNPGHEIAAGLAETFFGHGLVPADLVSLIDLRARDLAEHPFATLEELVEFHQQVSVRHLELSSRITGETLNDETSTIATTHLMVASLINQLRRIPHDAASSQLSLPLDIMGRHDIDPHALFQGASSLGLHLALEEILKHADKLMSEAGDLDLRSNARLVPAMLPTILRSLYAGKLRSPGFDLFHHSSDVPAFRRQLRYLRVIWSKQFQA; encoded by the coding sequence ATGAAGCAGGACCGTTTCCACTATTGTCTTGATCAGCTGAAGCGGTTTGACCATGACCGCTACCTGGCTGTGCTGCTCACGCCGGACGCAGTCCGCGCTCCCTTGGTGGCATATTTTGCCTTCGATGCGGAAATGATGCGTATTCCCACAACCGTCAGCGAGCCGATGCTCGCCGACATCCGATTCCAATGGTGGCGCGAAACACTTGAAACCATGACGCCGTTGAGCAATCCGGGGCATGAGATTGCAGCCGGGCTCGCGGAAACATTCTTCGGTCATGGGTTAGTGCCAGCAGATCTGGTTTCACTTATAGACCTTCGAGCGCGTGACCTCGCCGAACACCCCTTCGCTACACTGGAAGAACTCGTCGAGTTTCACCAGCAAGTCTCGGTGCGTCATTTGGAGCTTTCCAGCCGTATCACTGGTGAAACCCTGAATGATGAAACTTCAACAATCGCCACAACCCATTTGATGGTCGCCAGCTTGATCAATCAGCTGCGCCGGATCCCGCACGATGCGGCGTCCTCTCAATTGTCCCTACCTTTGGACATAATGGGCCGACATGACATCGACCCTCATGCCTTGTTTCAGGGAGCATCATCACTGGGGCTCCATCTTGCTCTGGAAGAAATTCTCAAGCATGCGGATAAGCTCATGTCCGAGGCTGGAGATCTGGACTTACGTTCAAATGCGAGGCTGGTCCCAGCCATGCTGCCGACGATATTGCGCTCACTCTATGCTGGGAAACTCAGATCACCGGGGTTCGATCTTTTCCATCACTCGAGTGATGTTCCCGCCTTCAGGAGACAGCTACGCTATCTACGGGTGATATGGTCAAAACAGTTTCAAGCCTAA
- a CDS encoding hypothetical protein (urate oxidase N-terminal): protein MSAILDSLRNTVIAGFVVAAVLLLMYLNWGGTFDHAFGAFIMRWLHVLSGVMWIGLLWYFNFVQIPNMGNIPDEQKPAISKVIAPEALWWFRWGAMATIVTGILLASMNGYLLDAFTLGAMNGFAVEKNIAIGIGMWFGTIMWFNVWFVIWPNQKIALGMVDADADAKAKAAGTAKAFSRTNTLLSIPMLFAMVSAQNIY, encoded by the coding sequence ATGTCTGCAATTCTAGATTCGCTGCGAAATACCGTTATTGCCGGTTTTGTTGTCGCAGCCGTTCTTCTTCTTATGTACCTGAATTGGGGTGGCACATTTGACCACGCCTTTGGTGCCTTCATCATGCGCTGGCTCCATGTCTTGAGCGGAGTCATGTGGATCGGCCTCTTGTGGTATTTCAATTTCGTTCAGATCCCGAACATGGGAAACATTCCTGACGAACAGAAACCCGCCATCTCAAAGGTAATCGCACCGGAAGCTCTCTGGTGGTTCCGCTGGGGTGCCATGGCGACCATCGTAACCGGCATTCTGCTCGCCTCTATGAACGGCTATCTTCTTGATGCCTTCACACTGGGTGCAATGAACGGATTTGCGGTTGAGAAAAACATCGCCATTGGTATTGGCATGTGGTTCGGCACAATTATGTGGTTCAACGTCTGGTTCGTCATCTGGCCAAACCAGAAGATCGCTCTTGGGATGGTTGATGCTGACGCAGATGCGAAAGCAAAAGCAGCCGGAACAGCCAAAGCTTTCTCGCGAACCAACACTTTGCTTTCGATCCCAATGCTGTTTGCAATGGTTTCAGCGCAAAACATCTACTAA
- a CDS encoding hypothetical protein (protein of unknown function (DUF498/DUF598)) produces MELSNTDFGSQPPIDAYGEMGFRIDKKRVEGSMYLLPDVGMFPWGVTAIDQVTPDHFVEIAAAIESFDLLLIGTGASLQFPSKEVREHLINIPLHFEVMDTGAACRTYNVLLGEQRRVAAALIAVE; encoded by the coding sequence ATGGAACTCTCCAATACTGACTTTGGCAGCCAACCACCTATAGACGCTTATGGTGAGATGGGCTTTCGCATCGACAAGAAACGTGTCGAAGGCTCCATGTATCTGCTGCCTGATGTCGGCATGTTTCCCTGGGGTGTAACGGCGATTGACCAGGTGACACCAGATCATTTTGTAGAGATTGCTGCGGCGATCGAAAGCTTTGATCTTCTTCTGATCGGAACCGGAGCTTCTCTGCAGTTTCCGTCGAAAGAAGTAAGGGAGCACCTCATCAACATCCCTTTGCATTTTGAGGTTATGGACACTGGCGCAGCGTGTCGCACCTATAATGTCCTATTAGGAGAACAACGGCGCGTCGCCGCTGCGCTCATTGCCGTTGAATAA
- a CDS encoding preprotein translocase subunit SecF → MFRLKLVPADTAFKFIGLRHVAYAVSALMVLASMALFFTNGLNFGIDFRGGTMIEIGTEGPADIGDLRNRLSSLNLGDVQVQEFGAPNDVLIRVEQQAETEGSDQTVVELIRGELGEGVEYRRVEVVGPKVSSELVEAGTLAVVIAVILMLVYIWFRFEWQFSVGAVLALMHDVLLTIGIFSIFQLEFNLSIIAAILTIVGYSMNDTVVVYDRVRENLRKYKKLDLGELLDRSINETLSRTAMTSITTLLALLALYIFGGEVIRGFTFAMMWGVFIGTYSSIFIAAPLLMILGVKRDWSVAAPSSTPSV, encoded by the coding sequence ATGTTTAGACTTAAGCTCGTTCCTGCAGACACTGCCTTCAAATTTATCGGTTTGAGGCACGTCGCCTATGCCGTGTCCGCTCTAATGGTCCTGGCATCTATGGCTTTGTTTTTTACAAATGGCCTCAACTTCGGGATCGATTTTCGCGGCGGCACCATGATCGAGATCGGGACCGAGGGGCCAGCTGATATTGGTGATCTCAGAAACCGGTTGTCGTCCCTCAATCTTGGAGATGTCCAGGTTCAGGAATTTGGCGCCCCGAATGATGTGCTCATCCGAGTGGAGCAACAGGCTGAAACGGAGGGGAGCGACCAAACCGTCGTTGAGCTCATCCGTGGTGAGCTTGGCGAAGGCGTTGAGTATCGGCGGGTCGAAGTTGTCGGCCCGAAAGTCAGTTCTGAACTGGTCGAAGCAGGCACACTTGCTGTTGTCATAGCTGTGATCCTGATGCTGGTTTACATCTGGTTTCGTTTTGAATGGCAGTTCTCTGTAGGTGCTGTTTTGGCGCTCATGCATGACGTCCTTCTAACTATTGGCATATTTTCGATCTTCCAGCTGGAATTCAATCTGTCGATCATCGCGGCGATCCTGACCATTGTCGGATACTCGATGAATGACACGGTTGTTGTGTATGACAGGGTGCGGGAGAACTTGCGCAAATATAAAAAGCTCGATCTGGGTGAGCTGCTTGACCGCTCCATCAATGAAACGCTGTCGCGTACGGCTATGACGTCAATCACAACCCTTCTTGCGCTATTGGCCCTTTATATTTTTGGCGGAGAAGTCATTCGCGGATTCACGTTTGCGATGATGTGGGGTGTCTTTATCGGTACCTATTCATCCATTTTCATTGCTGCACCGCTGCTAATGATCCTCGGTGTGAAACGTGACTGGAGCGTAGCCGCACCAAGCTCAACTCCATCAGTATAG
- a CDS encoding preprotein translocase subunit SecD yields MLRFEPWKITLIVLLSLAGLIYTIPNFFAQEQLTDLPDWVPQRQIVLGLDLQGGSYLLLEVDTQAVQSERLENLRADVRATLRDRELEGGPIGYTGLGISQGEVVVRIRKPEDETRGLEALRGLATQINTNLFTGAAELDLDVTLGEGGKVTLAPTEASSIARARSAVSQSIEIVRRRIDELGTTEPSIQRQGDNRIVVEVPGLDDPERLKALLGKTAKLSFRLVDQTMTAQQALATRVPQGAEILYLTEFEPPQAILVRKRVMVSGESLTDAQPGFDQQTNEPIITFQFDTSGARKFGEVTAANVGRPFAIVLDNEVISAPNIREPILGGRGQISGGYTVQTANDLAVLLRAGALPAPLNILEERTVGPGLGADSVEAGRIAAIIGFAAVIIYIALSYGLFGVFANIALIINVFLIAATLSILGATLTLPGIAGIVLTIGMAVDANVLIFERIREEIRNGKTPINAIQIGYDKALTTILDANITTFIAAAILFQLGSGPVRGFSVTLGVGIITSVFTAFVVTRLMVALWFRARRPKELIL; encoded by the coding sequence ATGCTTCGTTTCGAACCCTGGAAAATCACGCTGATCGTTCTGCTGAGCCTTGCGGGTCTCATTTACACGATCCCGAACTTCTTCGCTCAAGAGCAGCTGACTGACCTGCCGGATTGGGTACCGCAGCGCCAAATAGTGCTGGGGCTTGACCTCCAGGGTGGCTCTTATCTGCTGCTGGAAGTTGATACGCAGGCTGTTCAATCGGAGCGGCTGGAGAATCTCCGCGCTGACGTTCGTGCAACTCTTCGGGACCGTGAGCTAGAAGGCGGACCGATTGGCTACACAGGACTGGGCATCTCGCAGGGCGAAGTTGTGGTCCGAATCCGCAAGCCAGAGGATGAAACGCGTGGTCTTGAAGCCCTGCGCGGTCTAGCAACTCAGATCAACACCAACCTGTTCACAGGTGCGGCAGAACTGGATCTGGACGTTACGCTCGGGGAAGGCGGCAAGGTAACACTTGCGCCGACAGAAGCGTCGAGCATTGCCAGAGCACGCTCAGCTGTCTCCCAGTCCATTGAAATTGTTCGTCGCAGGATCGACGAACTGGGCACAACGGAACCCAGCATTCAACGCCAAGGGGACAATCGAATTGTGGTTGAGGTGCCCGGTCTTGATGATCCTGAGCGCCTTAAAGCACTCCTTGGCAAGACGGCGAAGCTCTCCTTCCGATTGGTTGACCAGACTATGACGGCTCAGCAAGCACTTGCGACCCGTGTTCCGCAGGGTGCCGAAATTCTCTATCTGACAGAGTTTGAGCCGCCGCAAGCTATCTTGGTGCGGAAACGGGTGATGGTAAGTGGTGAAAGCCTGACGGATGCGCAGCCGGGGTTTGATCAGCAGACAAATGAGCCCATCATTACCTTCCAGTTCGACACGTCTGGCGCTCGTAAGTTTGGCGAAGTCACAGCGGCAAATGTTGGACGTCCATTTGCTATCGTGCTTGATAATGAAGTCATCAGCGCACCTAATATTCGTGAACCCATTCTTGGTGGGCGTGGGCAGATCTCAGGCGGCTACACGGTTCAGACAGCCAATGATCTGGCCGTCTTGCTGCGTGCCGGTGCATTGCCTGCCCCATTGAACATTCTGGAAGAACGAACGGTTGGCCCTGGCCTCGGTGCTGACAGTGTGGAGGCTGGACGTATTGCAGCCATCATTGGCTTTGCGGCGGTGATCATCTATATCGCGCTTTCCTACGGCCTGTTTGGCGTGTTTGCCAACATCGCGCTTATCATCAATGTGTTCCTCATTGCAGCGACGCTCTCCATACTTGGTGCCACTCTTACATTGCCTGGTATCGCGGGTATTGTTCTCACGATCGGCATGGCAGTTGACGCAAACGTTCTCATCTTCGAACGCATTCGAGAAGAAATCAGGAATGGAAAAACGCCGATCAATGCCATCCAAATTGGCTATGACAAGGCGCTGACGACCATCCTTGATGCTAACATCACAACCTTCATTGCAGCGGCAATCCTGTTCCAGCTTGGATCCGGTCCTGTCCGTGGGTTCTCCGTGACACTGGGTGTCGGGATTATCACATCTGTTTTCACCGCCTTCGTCGTTACCCGACTGATGGTGGCTCTTTGGTTCCGTGCTCGGCGGCCCAAAGAGTTGATCCTTTAG